A stretch of the Sulfurihydrogenibium subterraneum DSM 15120 genome encodes the following:
- a CDS encoding YifB family Mg chelatase-like AAA ATPase: MLSVVKSGGTFGIDGYIVDVEVNITQGLPQFITVGLPDTAVKESRERVKSAIENIGFKFPVKKITVNLAPADILKVGTLYDLPIAIGILTSSGLIDQSKLEKTAFIGELALNGDLRAVKGILPIAIKLKQEGFENFILPQENSKEAALVEGINVYGFKNLKEIVDFLNDSLKKESEKVDYEKLLEEKLDHYGDFSEVKGQYAVKKALEIAAAGFHNLLMIGSPGSGKTMLARRFVSILPPLSFEEAIEITKIHSVAGVLKESIVRTRPFRSPHHTVSDIALIGGGSYPKPGEVSLAHNGVLFLDELPEFKKSTLEVLRQPLEDKVVSISRATGKITFPANFLLIAAANPCPCGYRFDPVKECKCSPAEIKRYLGKISGPLLDRIDLSVTVMPVKTTDLSSNKPHETSKEIRERVIRAVEIQNNRFKNEKIKFNSQMTPSHIEVYANLSESARNTLNTAAEKLNLTARSYHRVIKVARTIADLEQSQEILDKHIITAVNYKVNENLI; the protein is encoded by the coding sequence ATGCTATCAGTAGTTAAAAGCGGTGGAACTTTTGGAATAGATGGTTATATAGTTGACGTAGAAGTAAACATCACTCAAGGACTTCCACAGTTTATAACAGTAGGACTTCCTGATACAGCTGTAAAAGAAAGTAGAGAAAGGGTAAAGTCAGCTATAGAAAACATAGGTTTTAAATTTCCTGTAAAAAAGATAACCGTAAACCTTGCTCCTGCAGATATTTTAAAGGTAGGAACTCTTTACGACCTGCCTATTGCAATTGGAATACTAACTTCTTCTGGATTGATAGACCAATCAAAATTAGAAAAAACGGCATTTATAGGAGAACTTGCCTTAAACGGAGACTTAAGAGCTGTAAAAGGTATACTTCCAATAGCCATAAAACTAAAACAAGAAGGATTTGAAAACTTTATCTTACCACAAGAAAACTCAAAAGAAGCTGCATTAGTAGAAGGAATAAACGTTTATGGATTTAAAAATCTCAAAGAGATAGTAGATTTTTTAAATGACTCTTTAAAAAAAGAATCTGAAAAGGTCGATTATGAAAAGTTGTTAGAAGAAAAGTTAGACCATTATGGTGATTTTTCAGAAGTAAAAGGTCAGTACGCAGTAAAAAAAGCACTTGAGATAGCAGCTGCAGGATTTCATAACCTGCTTATGATAGGCTCTCCCGGGTCTGGAAAAACTATGCTTGCAAGAAGGTTTGTTTCTATCTTACCACCACTAAGCTTTGAAGAAGCTATAGAGATAACAAAAATACACAGTGTAGCAGGTGTCCTTAAAGAAAGTATAGTAAGAACAAGACCTTTTAGGAGCCCTCACCACACAGTAAGTGATATAGCACTTATAGGAGGCGGAAGCTACCCTAAACCCGGCGAAGTTTCATTAGCTCACAACGGCGTTTTATTTTTAGATGAGCTTCCAGAGTTTAAAAAATCAACCCTTGAAGTGTTAAGACAGCCATTGGAAGACAAAGTTGTAAGTATATCAAGAGCAACTGGGAAGATAACTTTTCCAGCAAACTTTTTACTTATAGCAGCTGCAAACCCTTGCCCTTGTGGATACAGATTTGACCCTGTAAAAGAGTGTAAATGTAGCCCAGCTGAGATTAAAAGATACTTAGGGAAAATATCAGGACCTCTTTTAGACAGAATAGACCTATCCGTTACTGTAATGCCTGTAAAAACTACAGATTTATCATCAAACAAACCACATGAGACTTCAAAAGAGATAAGAGAAAGAGTAATAAGAGCTGTAGAGATACAGAATAACAGATTTAAAAACGAAAAGATAAAGTTTAACAGTCAGATGACCCCTTCCCACATAGAAGTTTACGCAAACTTATCAGAAAGTGCAAGAAACACCTTAAACACAGCTGCAGAAAAGTTAAATCTAACTGCAAGGTCTTATCATCGTGTAATAAAGGTTGCAAGGACTATAGCAGATTTAGAACAAAGTCAAGAGATACTTGATAAACACATCATTACAGCAGTAAACTACAAAGTAAACGAAAATCTTATATAG
- a CDS encoding sigma-70 family RNA polymerase sigma factor: MANQDQELTTLQLYMQQMGKYPMLTPEEERELAIRAKKGDKEALKKLVEGNLRFVVNIAKNFMGWGVPLTDLIAAGNLGLIEAAKRFDPDKNVKFISYAVWWIRQAIMQTIFQQTGAVRIPIKESLFISKVKNAYEKLKESLGREPTEEEIAKELKTSVKKVKNALAIVRQPVSLDMPLGEGGEEDFTLLDILSKKGTEDVEKDLVENTLKQEFEKLLNVIDEREREIIKLRYGLEGQDPKTLEEVGEMLGISRERVRQLEQRALKKLKAAALKKHLQDFLS, from the coding sequence ATGGCAAATCAAGACCAAGAACTCACGACCTTGCAACTTTACATGCAACAGATGGGCAAGTATCCTATGCTCACTCCAGAAGAGGAGCGGGAACTTGCCATTAGAGCGAAAAAGGGAGATAAAGAAGCCCTTAAAAAATTAGTAGAAGGGAACTTAAGGTTTGTTGTAAATATCGCTAAAAACTTTATGGGGTGGGGTGTACCTTTAACAGACCTTATAGCAGCAGGAAACTTAGGCTTAATAGAAGCTGCAAAGCGTTTTGACCCAGATAAAAATGTAAAATTTATATCTTACGCTGTTTGGTGGATTCGTCAGGCAATAATGCAGACTATATTCCAGCAAACAGGAGCTGTAAGAATACCGATAAAAGAGTCTTTATTTATATCTAAGGTAAAAAATGCCTACGAAAAGCTAAAAGAAAGTTTAGGTAGAGAACCAACGGAAGAAGAGATAGCAAAAGAGCTTAAAACTTCTGTTAAAAAGGTAAAAAATGCTTTAGCAATAGTAAGACAGCCAGTCTCTTTGGATATGCCTTTAGGAGAAGGAGGAGAAGAAGACTTTACTCTACTTGATATTTTATCAAAGAAAGGCACTGAAGACGTAGAAAAAGATTTAGTAGAAAACACTTTAAAACAAGAGTTTGAAAAACTTCTTAATGTAATAGATGAAAGAGAAAGAGAAATAATAAAATTAAGGTATGGACTTGAAGGTCAAGATCCAAAAACTCTGGAAGAAGTTGGAGAGATGCTTGGTATTTCAAGAGAAAGAGTAAGACAACTTGAACAAAGAGCATTGAAAAAACTAAAAGCGGCAGCATTGAAAAAACATCTACAAGACTTTTTATCTTAG
- a CDS encoding polysaccharide deacetylase family protein translates to MKVLTYHNIDYLPENAKLKSLYVNPDKFESQIKLLKKLGFQTVLSDEIGKNKKSVVLTFDDAYEDFVKNAYPILKKYNAKGIIFVVAGLVGKYNIWDWEKLNVKKPLMDWEEIKFLVSEGFEIGSHTMTHPYLTKIPEKTAKAEVEDSKKMLEDRLGIEVKTFCYPYGDYNKRIRDLVAEAGYKMAFTTQEGSYEESKDIFQIKRKTVFGHYLLPQFLWKVLV, encoded by the coding sequence ATGAAGGTTTTAACCTATCATAACATAGACTATCTACCAGAAAACGCTAAATTAAAAAGTCTTTACGTAAATCCTGATAAGTTTGAAAGCCAGATAAAACTTTTAAAAAAGTTAGGCTTTCAAACTGTTTTATCCGATGAGATTGGTAAAAATAAAAAAAGTGTAGTTTTAACTTTTGACGATGCTTATGAAGATTTTGTAAAAAATGCATATCCAATTTTAAAAAAATACAACGCAAAAGGAATAATCTTTGTAGTAGCAGGATTAGTAGGTAAGTATAACATCTGGGACTGGGAAAAACTTAACGTTAAAAAACCACTTATGGACTGGGAAGAGATAAAATTTTTAGTAAGTGAAGGTTTTGAGATAGGCTCTCACACCATGACCCACCCATACTTGACAAAGATTCCAGAAAAAACTGCAAAAGCAGAAGTAGAAGACTCTAAAAAAATGCTGGAAGACAGGTTAGGTATTGAAGTAAAAACTTTTTGTTATCCTTACGGAGACTACAACAAGAGGATAAGAGATTTAGTAGCAGAAGCAGGATACAAAATGGCTTTCACAACTCAAGAAGGCTCATACGAAGAAAGTAAAGACATCTTTCAGATAAAAAGAAAAACAGTCTTTGGACACTACCTTTTACCACAGTTTTTATGGAAAGTTTTAGTATGA
- a CDS encoding glycosyltransferase family 4 protein, which translates to MKILWINANPNPNPGGTEAHSIDFINSLEKNPEITLYKAVAKGSFVDKNTTDKNKFYISLKSEFSPVNTIKLINLARKLKPDFVIGNNGNEYINTFLAGKLSGSKIILFRHMLNYQPFFNRKFILPKVDKIFAVSQASKNRLLKDGIPEEKIDILPNFIDEEKFYYDQEEKQLVRKQLNINPDETVITFIGKVDRGKGIYDYVEVCKELNKTFKNLKFLIIGDGRDLKPTLEIFKSYGLENRVITTGNVINPNWYLKASDVVMVLSKGEESFGRTVIEGFAVKSLVVVYDVENLKYLVENYKTGLVVEKDNINKVVNNLKQVLTNQDLYNTITENAYQEFLQKYTKKRVLQDFLNKLKALL; encoded by the coding sequence ATGAAAATTCTGTGGATTAACGCAAACCCAAACCCAAATCCTGGAGGGACTGAGGCACACTCTATAGACTTTATAAACAGTCTTGAAAAAAATCCAGAAATTACTCTATACAAAGCGGTAGCAAAAGGAAGCTTCGTAGACAAAAATACAACCGATAAAAATAAATTTTACATATCTTTAAAGTCAGAATTTTCACCTGTAAATACTATAAAGCTGATAAATCTTGCCAGAAAATTAAAACCAGATTTTGTAATAGGAAACAACGGAAATGAGTACATAAACACCTTTTTAGCAGGAAAACTGTCAGGCTCAAAAATAATACTTTTTCGCCACATGCTAAACTATCAACCATTTTTTAACAGAAAGTTTATCCTTCCTAAAGTTGACAAAATTTTTGCAGTAAGTCAAGCAAGTAAAAACAGGCTATTAAAAGATGGTATTCCAGAAGAAAAAATAGACATACTTCCAAACTTTATAGATGAAGAAAAATTTTATTATGACCAAGAAGAAAAACAGTTAGTTAGAAAACAGTTAAACATCAATCCTGATGAAACTGTAATAACGTTTATCGGTAAAGTTGATAGAGGAAAGGGAATATATGACTATGTAGAAGTTTGTAAAGAGCTCAACAAAACTTTTAAAAATCTAAAATTCTTAATTATAGGAGATGGGAGAGATTTAAAGCCAACTTTAGAGATATTTAAAAGCTACGGATTAGAAAACAGAGTTATAACTACAGGAAATGTGATAAATCCTAACTGGTACTTAAAGGCATCTGACGTGGTAATGGTTTTATCAAAAGGAGAGGAGAGTTTTGGAAGGACTGTTATAGAAGGTTTTGCGGTAAAGAGTTTAGTGGTTGTTTATGACGTAGAAAATCTTAAATATCTCGTAGAAAATTATAAAACGGGGTTAGTTGTAGAAAAAGACAACATAAATAAAGTTGTAAACAACCTAAAACAAGTCCTGACTAACCAAGACCTTTATAACACTATCACAGAAAATGCATACCAAGAGTTTTTACAAAAGTATACAAAAAAGAGAGTATTACAGGATTTTTTAAACAAACTAAAAGCTTTGTTATAA
- a CDS encoding ComF family protein, which produces MFNAVLNALFPRECLVCNQPFTFENQNIICKDCINQSKNEVLYYCRSCGKSDEYPICESCKVERKYEDIQVFTYYYHIQETVKQLKLSKIKTLAKELGILIKEDIQDYIRKNKIQNVIYVPISKNVQKERGFNHLKEILKYAVPSFLVKDYLIKHRETAFQMQLNKEDRFKNLKNAFSLTIDKIKGNTLVFDDVLTTGATLLEIYNTIKDKTDGKIYAYVIAKG; this is translated from the coding sequence ATTTTTAACGCAGTTTTAAATGCTTTATTTCCAAGAGAGTGTTTGGTTTGTAATCAGCCTTTTACATTTGAAAATCAAAATATTATCTGTAAGGATTGCATAAATCAATCAAAAAATGAAGTATTATACTACTGTAGGAGCTGTGGAAAATCTGATGAGTATCCTATCTGTGAAAGCTGTAAAGTGGAGAGAAAGTATGAAGATATACAAGTATTTACTTACTACTACCATATCCAAGAAACTGTAAAACAGTTAAAACTTTCTAAAATCAAAACTTTAGCAAAAGAGTTAGGCATTCTTATAAAAGAAGACATACAAGACTACATAAGAAAAAATAAAATTCAAAATGTCATTTACGTACCTATATCTAAAAACGTTCAAAAAGAAAGAGGATTTAACCACTTAAAAGAGATATTAAAATATGCAGTTCCATCTTTTTTAGTGAAAGATTATCTTATAAAACATAGAGAGACAGCTTTTCAAATGCAGCTGAATAAAGAAGACAGATTTAAAAATCTAAAAAACGCTTTTTCCCTAACAATAGACAAGATAAAAGGTAATACATTGGTTTTTGACGATGTTTTAACTACAGGTGCAACACTATTGGAGATTTACAACACAATAAAAGACAAAACAGATGGAAAAATCTACGCTTACGTGATAGCAAAAGGTTAA
- a CDS encoding cation diffusion facilitator family transporter, protein MIYKENLLKERESKEKKSKIIIAILLNLLIVVLQIVFGLYSNSVSLITDAVHNFQDVLSLIVALLAVYAISKKPSFEMTYGFLKAEAMAGFVNNLVLLFTLIFISYEAVVRLLNPEEVKGLYVIVFGFLAFVINLFSAIILKTHHHHDHDYHHEDINIKAAYLHLLSDALLSLAVVVGGVFIYLFSVYWIDPLLSLIFVVYILKEVFKSLKESYFILMEAVPKSIDLESLIQDIEKKFPHILEIHDIHVWRLSSSDVYFTAHIVLDDLNSFEKLLEDLEVFLKNKGINHITVQPETPSKKCEVLH, encoded by the coding sequence ATGATATACAAAGAAAACCTTTTAAAAGAAAGGGAGAGTAAAGAGAAAAAGTCTAAAATTATTATTGCAATACTATTAAACCTTTTAATTGTAGTTCTACAGATAGTATTTGGACTTTATTCTAATTCTGTTTCTTTAATAACCGACGCAGTTCATAACTTTCAAGATGTTTTAAGTTTAATAGTTGCGCTGCTTGCCGTGTATGCAATTTCAAAAAAACCTTCATTTGAAATGACTTACGGATTCTTAAAAGCTGAGGCAATGGCAGGCTTTGTCAACAACTTAGTTCTTTTATTTACATTAATTTTTATATCTTATGAAGCAGTTGTTAGGCTTTTAAATCCAGAAGAAGTAAAAGGTCTTTATGTTATTGTATTTGGATTTTTAGCTTTTGTTATCAACCTTTTTTCAGCGATAATATTAAAAACTCACCATCACCATGACCATGACTACCACCACGAAGATATAAACATAAAGGCAGCTTACTTACACCTTTTAAGTGATGCTTTACTATCTTTAGCTGTAGTTGTAGGCGGAGTGTTTATATACCTATTTTCAGTGTACTGGATAGACCCATTATTATCGCTAATATTTGTAGTGTACATCTTAAAAGAAGTTTTTAAAAGTTTAAAAGAGAGCTACTTTATCCTTATGGAAGCTGTGCCAAAAAGTATTGATTTAGAGTCTCTTATTCAGGATATAGAAAAAAAATTTCCTCACATATTAGAGATTCACGATATTCATGTGTGGAGGTTAAGCTCCTCTGATGTATATTTTACAGCTCACATAGTTTTAGATGACTTAAACTCTTTTGAAAAATTGTTAGAAGACTTAGAAGTTTTTTTAAAAAATAAAGGAATAAATCACATTACAGTCCAACCAGAAACACCAAGCAAAAAATGTGAAGTTTTACATTAA
- the mqnE gene encoding aminofutalosine synthase MqnE — MLDIDRVLSLATDKQIFPIIDKVLQGERLTFEDGVKLFKTNDILTLGYLANYITEKKNGKYAYFVINRQINPTNVCVLDCKFCAFAQMDKNDPKAYEMSYDQILEKAKYAVENGATEVHIVGGLHPDWDFQTYLNIVSIIKKNFPNLHIKAFTAVEIDYFSQISGLSYEEVLIKLKEAGLGSLPGGGAEIFSPNVRRIIAPKKIGYKKYLEIHKTAHKLGLHSTTTMLYGHVETYEDRVDHMLKIREAQDETGGFTCFIPLAYQPENNDLPVYDFTTGIDDLKTIAVSRLMLDNIDHIKAYWVMIGEKTAQVTLNFGADDMDGTVMEEKIAHFAGAKSPTQQQKEKLIRLIKEAGKIPVERDTLYNPIKIYE, encoded by the coding sequence ATGTTAGATATAGACAGAGTTTTATCTTTAGCAACAGATAAACAGATTTTCCCAATTATAGACAAAGTGCTTCAAGGAGAGAGGCTTACCTTTGAAGATGGAGTCAAATTATTTAAAACTAACGATATTCTTACACTTGGTTATCTTGCTAACTACATTACAGAAAAGAAAAACGGAAAGTACGCCTACTTTGTTATAAACAGACAGATAAACCCTACTAACGTGTGTGTTTTAGACTGTAAATTCTGTGCTTTTGCCCAAATGGATAAAAATGACCCAAAAGCCTACGAAATGAGTTATGACCAGATATTAGAAAAAGCAAAATACGCAGTAGAAAACGGTGCAACGGAAGTCCACATAGTTGGCGGACTTCATCCTGATTGGGATTTTCAAACGTATTTAAACATTGTGTCTATAATAAAGAAAAACTTTCCAAACCTACACATCAAAGCTTTTACAGCTGTTGAGATAGACTACTTCTCTCAAATCTCAGGACTTTCTTACGAAGAAGTGTTAATAAAGTTAAAAGAAGCAGGACTTGGAAGTCTTCCAGGTGGAGGAGCTGAAATCTTTTCTCCAAATGTTAGAAGAATAATAGCTCCTAAAAAGATAGGTTATAAAAAATACTTAGAGATACACAAAACAGCCCATAAATTAGGACTCCATTCTACCACTACTATGTTATACGGACATGTAGAGACCTATGAAGACAGAGTAGACCATATGTTAAAAATAAGAGAAGCTCAAGATGAGACAGGCGGATTTACCTGTTTTATACCTCTTGCCTACCAACCTGAAAACAACGATTTACCTGTATATGACTTTACAACTGGTATAGATGACTTAAAGACTATTGCAGTATCAAGACTTATGTTAGATAATATAGACCATATAAAGGCATACTGGGTTATGATAGGAGAAAAAACAGCTCAGGTAACTTTAAACTTTGGAGCTGACGATATGGATGGAACTGTAATGGAAGAAAAGATTGCCCACTTTGCAGGTGCAAAATCTCCAACCCAGCAACAAAAGGAAAAACTTATAAGGCTTATAAAAGAAGCAGGAAAAATTCCAGTAGAGAGAGATACATTATATAATCCAATAAAAATCTATGAATAA
- the aroA gene encoding 3-phosphoshikimate 1-carboxyvinyltransferase: MEKTVKPVKRIEGSLRVPSDKSISHRAIILPSLAEGESIVKNFLKAGDTLTTLNVYRKLGVEIEEKDNVIYVKGKGLEGLKEPDDVLDMGNSGTTTRLTLGVLAGQNFFAALTGDDSLRKRPMKRVVEPLSQMGAKIDGRKDANNLPISIRGGKLKGISYFNSKMSAQVKSAILLAGLYAKTPTEVIEPIVSRDHTEKMLNWMGANIEIDFITEGYKVKISQTDRLKPIHINVPADPSSAAFFAAAAAIVPKSEIILKDVMVNPTRDGFFRKLKEMGADIEYKNKRDEAGEIVADVVVKYNDLKGVKVVKEEVPSMIDELPLLAIVSTQAEGETIITGADELRVKESDRIKAIVENFKRLNLEIEELEDGMIIKGKQKVKGGVVDSYKDHRIAMGFAILGLISEDGITIKDADCVYISYPEFFKHLEKVSK, encoded by the coding sequence ATGGAAAAGACTGTAAAACCTGTAAAAAGAATAGAAGGGTCTTTAAGAGTTCCATCTGACAAATCTATATCTCATAGAGCTATTATACTGCCTTCTTTAGCAGAGGGAGAGTCTATTGTTAAAAACTTTTTAAAAGCAGGAGATACTCTTACCACTTTAAATGTATATAGAAAGTTAGGAGTAGAGATAGAAGAAAAGGATAACGTTATATATGTAAAAGGAAAAGGGTTAGAAGGATTAAAAGAGCCTGATGATGTTTTAGATATGGGGAACTCTGGAACGACTACAAGACTTACACTTGGAGTTTTGGCAGGGCAAAACTTTTTTGCAGCTCTAACAGGAGATGACAGCTTAAGAAAAAGACCTATGAAAAGGGTTGTTGAACCTTTATCCCAAATGGGTGCGAAAATAGACGGTAGAAAAGATGCAAACAACCTTCCTATATCTATAAGAGGAGGAAAGTTAAAAGGAATATCTTATTTCAACAGTAAAATGTCCGCTCAAGTAAAGTCTGCAATACTACTTGCTGGTTTGTATGCTAAGACACCTACAGAGGTAATAGAGCCTATCGTCTCAAGAGACCATACAGAAAAGATGTTAAACTGGATGGGAGCAAACATTGAGATTGATTTTATAACCGAAGGTTATAAAGTAAAGATATCTCAAACAGATAGACTAAAACCAATCCATATAAACGTCCCAGCAGACCCATCTTCCGCCGCGTTTTTTGCCGCAGCTGCTGCAATAGTGCCAAAATCAGAGATTATTCTTAAAGACGTAATGGTTAATCCTACAAGAGATGGCTTTTTTAGGAAGTTGAAAGAGATGGGAGCTGACATAGAATATAAAAACAAAAGAGACGAAGCAGGAGAAATTGTGGCTGACGTTGTAGTAAAGTACAACGATTTAAAAGGTGTTAAGGTTGTGAAAGAAGAAGTTCCATCTATGATAGATGAGCTACCTTTACTTGCCATAGTCTCAACACAAGCAGAAGGAGAGACCATTATAACAGGAGCTGACGAGCTTAGAGTTAAAGAGAGTGATAGAATAAAAGCCATCGTAGAAAACTTTAAAAGATTAAACTTAGAGATAGAAGAGTTAGAAGATGGAATGATTATAAAAGGAAAACAGAAAGTAAAAGGTGGAGTGGTTGATTCTTACAAAGACCACAGAATAGCAATGGGTTTTGCGATTTTAGGTTTAATATCGGAAGATGGTATCACTATAAAAGATGCTGACTGTGTATATATATCATATCCAGAGTTTTTTAAACACTTAGAAAAAGTTTCCAAATAG
- a CDS encoding ExeA family protein — MNYLQFFGLKEDPFKINPDPDYFFETLTHRKALNILWYTLESNESFGVIIGESGTGKTTVIKKFLKSLPAKYTAGVILNPFLSPDEFLKSILNEFKIEYDEKSSKNEILKKLYTFLEDQLSNGKRVLIVIDEAQLIPEETLEEIRLLSNLETDKEKLVQFILVGQPEFEEKLLSPRLRQLNNRISNKYFLEPLSEEEVEKYLYHRLKVANFQKLKFDKSAVEEIHKKSKGIPRLINLIASRSLMVAFLQRKTVIEREDVLKSLTALNQDVFEDEDKISNIKVFILIFLILTAIFMVLWYIFKNIEV, encoded by the coding sequence ATGAATTATTTACAGTTTTTTGGATTAAAGGAAGACCCTTTTAAGATAAACCCAGACCCTGATTATTTTTTTGAGACTCTAACTCACAGAAAAGCTTTAAATATCCTTTGGTACACTTTAGAATCAAATGAAAGCTTTGGCGTTATTATAGGAGAGTCAGGGACAGGAAAAACAACTGTAATAAAAAAGTTTTTAAAAAGTTTACCTGCAAAGTACACAGCTGGGGTAATACTAAACCCTTTTTTATCTCCAGATGAGTTTTTAAAGTCCATTTTAAATGAGTTTAAGATTGAATACGACGAAAAAAGCTCAAAAAATGAGATATTAAAAAAATTATACACTTTTTTAGAAGACCAGTTGTCTAACGGTAAGCGAGTTTTAATAGTTATTGATGAAGCACAACTTATCCCAGAAGAAACCTTAGAAGAGATAAGATTGCTATCAAATTTAGAAACAGATAAAGAGAAGTTAGTTCAGTTCATATTAGTAGGACAGCCAGAGTTTGAAGAAAAACTGTTAAGCCCAAGACTTAGACAGCTCAACAATAGAATATCCAACAAATATTTTTTAGAACCTTTATCAGAAGAAGAAGTAGAAAAGTATTTGTATCATAGATTAAAGGTTGCTAATTTTCAAAAATTAAAGTTTGATAAATCAGCTGTTGAAGAGATACACAAAAAGTCTAAAGGTATTCCAAGATTAATAAATCTAATAGCGTCAAGGTCGTTAATGGTTGCATTTTTACAGAGGAAAACAGTAATAGAAAGAGAAGACGTTTTAAAGAGTTTGACAGCTTTAAATCAGGATGTTTTTGAAGATGAAGACAAAATCAGTAATATAAAGGTTTTTATATTAATTTTTTTAATTTTGACCGCTATTTTTATGGTACTATGGTATATATTTAAAAATATAGAGGTTTAA
- the lptA gene encoding lipopolysaccharide transport periplasmic protein LptA, with the protein MVKIFGILVLIFGFVFAQTENKKEPIVINADKLEYNNKEKLAVYSGNVDVKKGNFNLKADIVKIYLNDKGDVSKIYAIGNVYFQQENKWGKSKEAEYYKDKNLIILKINAEVHQDKNVVEGDEIQYYIDEEKAIALSKSNRVRSILFPKEKEEK; encoded by the coding sequence ATGGTTAAAATTTTTGGTATTTTGGTTTTGATTTTTGGGTTTGTTTTCGCTCAAACAGAAAACAAAAAAGAGCCTATTGTAATTAATGCAGATAAGTTAGAATACAACAATAAAGAAAAGTTAGCCGTTTATTCGGGAAATGTGGACGTTAAAAAAGGAAATTTTAACTTAAAGGCAGATATTGTAAAAATATACCTAAATGATAAAGGAGATGTATCAAAAATATATGCTATTGGAAATGTGTACTTCCAACAAGAAAATAAATGGGGAAAATCTAAAGAAGCTGAGTATTACAAAGATAAAAATCTAATAATTCTTAAAATCAATGCAGAAGTCCATCAAGATAAAAATGTTGTTGAAGGTGATGAGATTCAGTATTATATAGATGAAGAGAAAGCCATTGCACTATCAAAAAGTAATAGAGTAAGGTCAATATTATTCCCTAAAGAAAAAGAAGAAAAATGA
- the lptC gene encoding LPS export ABC transporter periplasmic protein LptC: MLGKIKRFFFIFLIILSVSFLFKEISDYLDKQKILEKIKYSDNTLENFYLVSKANQTYTLIGSKMVLKGDEIFIENPQGHYEGEKGSFDLTSKESVYHTKEKVAKFYKDVIFNSKDINMKTEYIFIDTQRNIVYNDTDTLIYSKEMTTKGKNLLLDIEKEFLKLDKVFSEYRGKNG; encoded by the coding sequence GTGTTAGGGAAGATTAAAAGGTTTTTCTTTATTTTTCTAATAATTCTTTCTGTATCATTTCTTTTTAAAGAAATCTCAGATTACTTAGACAAACAGAAAATATTAGAAAAGATAAAGTACTCAGATAATACTTTAGAAAATTTTTACTTAGTATCAAAAGCAAATCAGACTTACACTTTAATAGGGTCAAAGATGGTGCTTAAAGGAGATGAAATTTTTATAGAAAATCCACAAGGGCATTACGAAGGAGAAAAGGGTAGCTTTGATTTAACATCTAAAGAGAGCGTTTATCATACAAAAGAAAAAGTAGCAAAATTTTATAAAGATGTGATTTTTAATAGTAAAGATATTAACATGAAAACCGAATATATATTTATAGATACACAAAGAAATATAGTTTATAATGATACTGACACATTAATTTACTCAAAAGAAATGACTACAAAAGGAAAGAACCTACTTTTAGATATAGAAAAAGAATTTTTAAAATTAGATAAAGTTTTTAGTGAATACAGAGGTAAAAATGGTTAA